In the bacterium SCSIO 12741 genome, CAATTCATGAAGAAAATTACTCGTACCGGAGAAGATTCATACGAACTGGAAGAGCATGGGACCTTTAGCTTTGTCCCTATGCTAGAAAGCAAACAATAAGACCTGCTTTAATTCGTTCGAGTGCCGGAACGACCAAATATGATAACTATGAAAAAATTACTTTGGCTTGCTCTGCTGGCCTTTACCGTAAATATCGCTTCGGCCCAGAAAGATTCAGCAAAAGTGTTCAAACCAGAGGAAGGTCAATTTGGCGTTTTCTTCAACGTATCGGGACTATTGAACAACATCAATATTAGCCCAACAAAGGATCCGATTGGCAACGATTTGATCCTCGCTAAGTACCGTTTAAAAAATAATCACTTCGTCCGCATGGGATTGGGAATGCGTTCCTACAACAACACGTCGTCCATGGTGGATTCCTTGGGTTCGGCCAAGGTGACCACGGATAGTACCTTCAAAAAATTCAACTTCTTCATCTCTCCGGCCTACGAATATCACTTCCAGGGTTTGAAACGATTGGATCCCTACATTGGAGCGGGAATCAATTTAGGATTGTTGGGTAAAACCAAAATCGAAACCGAAGTTCTTCAAAGTGATACAACAGGGGAAGACAAGAGACAAACTTCTTACGAAAAAGCCGGAGGGTTTATGTTTGGCTTTAACGCCCTTATTGGGTTCAACTACTTCATTGCTCAGCGTGTAGCCCTGGGAGTTGAATACAACATTGGATTCTACAACGTAAGAGACGGTGGCGACTGGGAACGGGTTACTGTGAATACACCGGTGAGCGGAAATCCTACCTCAGTAAGAGAAGTAGGTAGCGACCGAACAGTACAAAGGGGCTTTGACCACAGCAACAATCTGAGTTTTACCTTGTCCTACTATTTTGGGCAGAGTAAATCCAAAACCGCATCGCCATGAAAAAATTAGTTGTATTTCTTCTTCTCGGAGGCCTTGTATTTGGCGCCTGTAAAAAGGGAGATAACGACCCCTTTATTTCCCTGAAGACCCGTAAAGCTCGTCTTTCAGGTGAGTGGAAGGTAACCTTCATGGAGAGAACCTTGAATGATACACTTTTCATGTTTGATGGAACCACGGAGACCAAATCGTTCGGTGGAACCACCTTGGGAACGTATACGGTGGATTACAAAATGGAATTTACCAAACAAGGAAAGTACACGGTTAATCGAAATGTTACTTACCCGGAAAACTACTTTCAGGACGGAACTCCAGCTTTGACCTTCAAAAACTTTGAAGAAGGAATCTGGAATTTTACCGGTGGAGCAGGAGACACGCGAAACAAATCTCAATTGCTTTTGCAACCTGAGCGAGAAGAGCAACAACTGGATGGATTGTCCAACATTCGGATAACGGTTCACACCAATCCCATTCACGGTAGAACCATTAACCTGGACATGCTCAAGGATAAGAGTATGCGTTGGAAATACGATACCGAAACCAATTCTCCTACCAGCATCGACAAGGACGTGCTGACGATGGAATTTGAGAAAATCTAACGGGTAAAAGTGTTGTGCTCGGGTCTATTTCTTGATCCGAAATCCGTCTATTTTTCTACTGGAAAAAATTGCTGGATAGAATCCAGGTAATAAGCTTGGAGGTGTCCATTACTGGCGAGGATTTGCTCACCGAATAGGTAATCGTTTCCATTTTGCCAATCGGATACCTGTCCACCTGCCTGTTGCACCAAAAAAGCGCCGCCGGCTACATCCCATGGATTGAGGCCATATTCAAAGAAGCCATCCATACGTCCGCAGGCCACGTAGGCGAGATCCACCGCAGCAGAACCTAATCGTCGCAAACCACTGGTAGTTTCCATGAAATGCTTGAGCAGACCCAGGTATTGATCAATCAAATCGTAATCGTGGTAGGGAAAGCCGGTAGCCAATAAGCTGAGCTGATGATCAGTCTGCGGAGTGACCCTAATTTCAGTTTCATTGAGGTAAGCCGGAATCCCTTTGTGACTATGAAACATCTCATCGGCATTGATTTCGTAGACTACTCCAAGAATAGTTTTGTCATCCTCCTGCAAAGCAATGCTGATGGAAAAAATGGGAATACCATGGATGAAATTTGTGGTTCCATCAATAGGATCGATGATCCAGTTGTAATGCTCACCTTTATATGAAGCGGTGCCTTCTTCAGCGATAAATCCAGCTTCCGGGAGAATGGCTTTTAGCCCTTCAACCAATTTTTCTTCTGCTTGCTTATCTACATAGGTTACATAATTGTGCAACCCTTTCAGCTCGACCGAACTTTGCGAAAAATTCACCCGTTCGTTTTTGATCCATTGTCCGGTGGAACGGGTTAGTTCAAGAACTTGCTGATGAATAGTTTCGAGTTTCATAGTTATTCGTTTTCTAAAGGCCAGTCAATTTCGCCAATGCCGTTGGCGTCAATTCCGACCATTTCAATCCGCTCAGTTTGATTGATAGAGGATTGATCAAAGGGCTTTTTCACCTTGAGGTAGTTTTCGGTAAAGCCGGTCATAAAACCATCTTCGTTTTCGGCTTCCCAAAGCACATCGTAAGCCCCTCCGATATTTTCTTCGTAAAACTGTCTTTTCTTTTTGGCAGACAAAATGCGCAATCTTTTGCTTCGTTCCTGTCTCACCTGCTGGGGGACGGTTTGATCCATTCGCGGAGCAGTGGTATTGGCCCGCTCTGAATAGGTGAAAACATGGAGGTAGGAAATCGGAAGATCTTTTAGGTAATCGTAGGTACGTTCAAAGGCCTCATCCGTTTCTCCCGGAAATCCAACAATAACGTCTACTCCAATGCAAGCCTGAGGCATACGCTCTTTGATGGCTGTCACTCGATTGGTGTACAAATCCGTTAGGTACTTTCTCCTCATTTTTTGCAGTAATTCATCATCACCACTTTGAAGAGGAATATGAAAATGAGGTACAAATCGCTTGGCACCCGCAACGTATTCTATGATTTCATCGGATAGGAGGTTCGGTTCAATGCTCGAAATTCGAAAGCGATCGATTCCCTCTACTTCATCCAATCCTTTGACCAGGTCAAAAAAGTTTTCGTCCAATCCTTTGCCAAAATCCCCAATGTTTACTCCTGTAAGTACCACTTCTTTGGCTTCTGAAGAGGCTACTTCACGAGCTACCTGTAATGTTTCTTCTACCGTTTGGCTACGGCTTCTTCCTCGGGCTAATGGAATGGTACAAAAGGAACAGAAGTAATCGCATCCATCTTGAACTTTTAGAAAGGTTCGGGTGCGATCATTGGCGGAGTAGGAAGGAATAAATTCTCGAACTTCCTTAATCTTTCCGAATATGGCCTGACCTTCCGCTTTTTTGTCCATCGAATCCAAATACTGGTGGATATTGAACTTTTCATTGGCTCCCAATACAAGGTCTACTCCAGGAATCTGGACAATCTCTTCAGGCTTAAGCTGAGCATAGCAACCCACTACAACCACAAAGGCACCAGGATTGGTACGAAGGGCTTTTCGAACAATGTTGCGGCATTTTCGATCCGCATTTTCGGTCACAGAACAGGTATTGATAACATAGCAATCCGCTGATTCTGAAAAATCAACTACGCCAAAGCCATTTTCCTTAAAACTACGCCCAATGGTAGAAGTCTCGGAGAAATTCAACTTACACCCCAGGGTGTAAAACGCCACTTTTCTATTCGGATTCATCGAGCTGCAAAATTAGTAAGTTCCCTGGTATAGAAGGGATCGGAAATTATAGAGGTGTTAAGAAGGGTAAAAGTCCTCAGTCATAGCACTTTTCGCCCGATCGAAGCCACAGTCCCCAGACCTTGTCATAGGCATGCACTTTCTCCGTTGGCTGTCCGGCGGAATTGTACACCTCAAATCCGGCATTTTTCCATTCAAAGATGCCACCGTAGAGGTTGTAAACCTGCGTATAGCCCTTGGCTTTAAGTTGTTCGGCCACCTTTTCGCTTCGATAGCCCACAGAACAATATACAATGATGGGTGTGTCGTGTGATAAATGAGCTACCTGACAAGGATCAAATTCGTCGTAGCCGACCCATGCCGCACTGTCGATATGAGAAACTTCAAATTCTTTCTTCGCCCGGGCATCCAGGTACACCCAGTTTTGAGCGCTATCAATTTCGCTTACTCCGATTTCCGGTACAGAATGACTAAGGAGTCCTTTTAGAAGCAAGTTGTAATCCGTACGTTCCACCCGTTGAGCTTGTCCCATTATGGTGGCGATAAGTAGCATAAATAGGGAGTAGACTTTCTTCATCGCTGATAGGCATGAGGGTGAAACTGCATAATGGTATTCTTCAAAAAATCGCGGTCGAGGTGGGTGTAAATTTCGGTAGTGGTAATGGATTCGTGGCCCAACATTTCCTGTACAGCTCGAAGGTCGGCTCCTGCTTCTACAAGGTGCGTAGCGAAAGAATGCCGGAAACTGTGAGGACTTACATTCTTATTTATTTGTGCCCGGGCTGCTAGATCCTTTACGATGGTAAAGATCATAACCCGGGTGAGGCGTTTCCCCCGTCGATTGAGAAACAAGAGGTCTTCTTCACCGGGAACAATGTCGAGGTGGTTGCGAATGGCCTCCATGTAAATTTTGATGTACTTCATGGCTACACTACCAATAGGGACCAGCCGTTCCTTGTTTCCCTTACCAATAACCCGAACAAATTCATCCTCAAAAAAGAGGTTCGAAAGTCGAAGTTCAACCAATTCACTAACCCGCAGACCACAGCTGTACAAGGTTTCAATAATGGCTTTGTTTCGGGTTCCTTCAGGTTTACTCAGGTCAATGGCTGCAACCATAAGGTCGATTTCTTCCTTGGCCAGAGTAACCGGTAACTTGCGACCAATGCGAGGACTTTCCAACAGTTCGCTGGGATCCGTATCAATCACATTTTCGAGCAACAGATATCTGTAAAACGCTTTGATTCCGCTTATGATTCGGGCTTGAGTGCGGGGGCAATTTCAAATTCTTGCAACCACAATAGAAAAGCCCTTAAATCTTTGAGATTGGCGCGAAGTGGACTGGGATTGTCAGCACCGAAGGCCAGAAATTGGTAGAGCTTGTCTACATCTCTCAGGTAGGCATCTATGGAATTGGCAGAAAGTGATTTTTCCAACTGAAGGTATGCCTCAAATCCTTTGATATAGGGGTCAGGTGCCACAGCGAGCAAAGGTACAGCCAAAATGTGGTATCTGGAAAAGGCCTAACTTCGAGCCTTCCTTAACTCCAGATGTGGCTACCATGAAATTGTTGATTCTAAACGGACCCAATTTGAACTTACTCGGAAAACGTGAACCCGATATTTATGGAACGGAAACAGCCGAAGGAATTTTCGAGAAACTTCAGAACGATTTTCCCAATTGCCAATTGAGTTACTACCAAAGCAACGTGGAAGGTGAGCTGATTAACCGATTGCACGAAGCAGATGGTCAGGTCGATGGAGTTGTTTTTAATGCGGGAGGATATACCCATACTTCGGTGGCCATCGCCGATGCTATAGCGGCCATTTCAGTTCCTGTGGTAGAAGTTCATCTATCCAATATATTGGGGCGCAACAATCCGGAGCGTGAAGTTTCGCTCATGGCTCGCAATTGCGTGGGAGTAATTTCTGGATTTGGCTGGAAATCCTATGCCTTGGCTATTCGCTACTTCGAATCCTGAAGGGACCTCAAAAAGTCATCTACATTGGTGTAGTTGAAGTCCGGGTATTCACTCAAAAACTTTTCACTTCTCAAGCCACCTCGTAGGGGGCGTGCTGCCGGTGGGTTCAATTCAGGTGTTGTTTTGGGAATAATGGAAACATGTGGAGCAGGGTAATAGCGCAGAATTCGTTCTGCCAATTGAACCCGATTCAGGTAATCGGTAGATCCAATGTGGTAAACCCCATTTTTTCCATCCCGAATCAATAGGTACAATGCTCGGGCAATATCAGCTGCATTGGCTGGTGTAGCGTATTGATCGGCTGGAAGATTGAGCTCCATAGGCTCTCCCTTTTTGATGTTGTCGATCAGTCGCATGACAAAGTTCTTATTCCGGAGTTCTTTACCGTATACATTGGTGATTCGAATGGCCAGGCTATTGGGATTTTCCAGAGCTTTTTGTTCCGCTTCTAACTTGTGTTTACCGTAAACGCTCAAAGGGTTCAGGGTGTCCTCTTCGCTGTAGGGACCGTTTTCACCATCAAACACATAATCGGTAGAAATGAAAACAAGACGAGCCCCTAATCTTTCCGAAAGCTCGATCAGATTCAGTGTTGATTGCACCGTTTTTTCGTAACTCTCTTCCGGGTTCTGTTCACAGTAGTCTACCCAGGTTAGTGCTCCACAATGGAGGATGTAATCAGGTTTCCAGGTGGCCAGATCAAAGTTTTCGGAAGAATCCGGATTTAAGGTGTCAAAAGGAACCGTGTAATCTGTGGGGTAGGAGAAGTGAGACCCCACTACTTCCCATCCTTTTTCGGTAAAATAGGTATAACAGTTACCTCCTACTAATCCTGATGCTCCTGAAATAAAAACTCGCATAATCATCTTTGGTTTTCGCGGCCAAAAATACACCTTCTATGCACCCAAAATCCATTTTCGGATTAGAAATGAAGGGGGTGATTAAAAAATTCGTATCATTGCAACAGGTCCCTACACTTTCTGGGATCAAATCCACCGAAATTTTTCATTTCGTTATTTTTTTTCTGAGAATTCTATTTGACATTTTACCATAATTCAATCATTTCATGTACGATATTGAGGACCTGAAAAGCAAGCTCCTAGACGAATTGCGAGGAATTGCTAAAGGGCTGGAAATTAAGCGTGTAGAGAAATTTAAAAAACAAGATCTTATCTACACTATCCTGGATGCTCAAGCCGAAAAGGTTTCTGAAAATCCTCCAGCACCCAAAAACGACAGCGATAAGCCGCGTCGTAAAAGAACACGGGTCAAATCAGCACAAAAAGTTGTTCCAGGCCAGGATAAAGGTGGCCAACAAGCCAAGTTACCAATCGACGACGTAAAAACCGAAGAAACTAAACCTGCCGCAGAAGCTCCCAAACCAAAGGAGAATCAAGAGAAAAAGAGCAACGAACCTGTCGCCAAGAAGAGCAACGAACCTGCCCCTAAAAAGGAAAACGAACCCCGTAAAGACAACCGGAAAAATCCGGAATCCAGAGACGATCAAAAGAAGGGACAACAGCCCCGTGATGATCAGAAGAAGGGAAATTCCAGAGGCAGAAACGATAATTCCCAAAATCGTAACGATAACCGGAACGACAATCGCAACGATAACCGCAATGATAATCGTAACGATAACCGGAATGACAACCGCAACGACAATCGAAACGATAACCAACGAAGAAACAACGATCGCCAAAACCGTAACGATCGCCAGAATCAAGGCAATCGCAATCAGAACCGCAATCAACATGGTCACTCCGATCAGCAAAACACACCTAAAGAAGACATCTACGACTTCGGAAATTTGGTGTTAGCTGAAGGTGTTTTAGAAATCATGTCTGACGGCTACGGATTTTTGCGCTCCAGCGACTTTAACTATCACCCGTCACCAGACGACGTTTACGTATCTCAAAGTCAGATCAAGTTGTTTGGGCTCAAAACCGGTGATACCATTTTGGGAGCCATTCGCCCACCGAAAGAAGGAGAAAAGTATTTCCCTTTGATCAAGGTAGAGAAGGTAAATGGAAAAAGCTCTCAGGATATTCGCGACCGCGTGCCGTTTGAGTACTTAACTCCACTGCACCCGGAAGAGAAATTGAACTTGAACGGACACGCCAAAGAAAGCGTTCCAACTCGTGTTATCGACCTGTTTACACCGATTGGTAAAGGACAGCGTGGCTTGATTGTAGCTCAGCCGAAAACGGGTAAAACCTCTTTGCTTAAGGAAGTGGCTAACGCCATCGCATCGAATCACCCCGAAGTTTACCTGATCATTTTGCTCGTAGATGAGCGTCCTGAAGAGGTAACCGATATGAAGCGGAGTGTAAATGCGGAAGTGGTGGCCTCTACGTTTGATGAGCCTGCAGATAAGCACGTAAAAGTGGCCAACATTGTTTTGGAAAAATCCAAGAGAATGGTTGAATGTGGTCATGACGTAGTTATCCTGCTCGACTCGATTACCCGTTTGGCCCGTGCTTATAACACGGTAGCTCCAGGATCTGGTAAAGTACTTACCGGTGGTGTGGATGCTCATGCCTTGCACAAGCCAAAAAGATTCTTCGGAGCTGCCCGTAATATCGAAAACGGCGGATCTCTAACCATCATTGCTACCGCTCTTACCGAGACCGGTTCGAAAATGGATGAGGTGATCTTTGAAGAATTTAAAGGTACTGGTAACATGGAGCTTCAATTGGATAGAAACTTGTCGAATCGACGGGTTTACCCAGCCATTGATTTGGTGGCATCAAGTACTCGTCGCGACGACTTGCTTTATGATCCGGCTACGCTACAGCGTGTATGGATTCTCCGCAAGCACCTTTCTGATATGAACCCGATCGAAGCGATGGAGTTCATCAAAAACCGAATGGCAGGTACCCGTTCCAATGAGGAATTCCTCATTTCGATGAACGGATAGTTTTCCGTAAATTCACTTAGCTTGTTATGGAAAATCGAATCACATTAGGAGTCGGTTTTGCCATTTTGGGTATGAGTACCCACATGGTAACCTTTTTTCTGGGAGTAGATTCCTTTTTCTCCACACAGCTCTATTTTCTATACTTATTATTGGCCATATATCTGGGAATGCGCTCCTACAAGCGCTCCCAGCCCGAGGCCGGTTTTCGTCATCTTTTCAAATCAGGAATGCAAGGCGGAGCCATTTTCACCCTATTGGTTTCTGCCTTTGGCTTCGTCTATTACAAGTGGATTAATCCTGAATACTTTCTTCACCGTATCGAATCCAGGGTTGCTGAAGCTACACAACTGGGTTACTCAGCAGAAGACATTGAGAAGGTGAGAAGTACAGCCGAGTTCATTTTTTCGTCTGTAGTGGATGGAACGGTTAGCTTGATCATGTTTATGCTAATGTCTGTGCTTTATTCGCTAACCATCACCGTATTGTTTCGGCGCATCCCGGCTCTCTGGAAAGGGTGAAGAATG is a window encoding:
- a CDS encoding tyrosine-type recombinase/integrase, with the protein product MVAAIDLSKPEGTRNKAIIETLYSCGLRVSELVELRLSNLFFEDEFVRVIGKGNKERLVPIGSVAMKYIKIYMEAIRNHLDIVPGEEDLLFLNRRGKRLTRVMIFTIVKDLAARAQINKNVSPHSFRHSFATHLVEAGADLRAVQEMLGHESITTTEIYTHLDRDFLKNTIMQFHPHAYQR
- a CDS encoding inositol monophosphatase; amino-acid sequence: MKLETIHQQVLELTRSTGQWIKNERVNFSQSSVELKGLHNYVTYVDKQAEEKLVEGLKAILPEAGFIAEEGTASYKGEHYNWIIDPIDGTTNFIHGIPIFSISIALQEDDKTILGVVYEINADEMFHSHKGIPAYLNETEIRVTPQTDHQLSLLATGFPYHDYDLIDQYLGLLKHFMETTSGLRRLGSAAVDLAYVACGRMDGFFEYGLNPWDVAGGAFLVQQAGGQVSDWQNGNDYLFGEQILASNGHLQAYYLDSIQQFFPVEK
- a CDS encoding DUF4199 domain-containing protein; this encodes MENRITLGVGFAILGMSTHMVTFFLGVDSFFSTQLYFLYLLLAIYLGMRSYKRSQPEAGFRHLFKSGMQGGAIFTLLVSAFGFVYYKWINPEYFLHRIESRVAEATQLGYSAEDIEKVRSTAEFIFSSVVDGTVSLIMFMLMSVLYSLTITVLFRRIPALWKG
- a CDS encoding SDR family oxidoreductase; the encoded protein is MRVFISGASGLVGGNCYTYFTEKGWEVVGSHFSYPTDYTVPFDTLNPDSSENFDLATWKPDYILHCGALTWVDYCEQNPEESYEKTVQSTLNLIELSERLGARLVFISTDYVFDGENGPYSEEDTLNPLSVYGKHKLEAEQKALENPNSLAIRITNVYGKELRNKNFVMRLIDNIKKGEPMELNLPADQYATPANAADIARALYLLIRDGKNGVYHIGSTDYLNRVQLAERILRYYPAPHVSIIPKTTPELNPPAARPLRGGLRSEKFLSEYPDFNYTNVDDFLRSLQDSK
- a CDS encoding 3-dehydroquinate dehydratase, whose protein sequence is MKLLILNGPNLNLLGKREPDIYGTETAEGIFEKLQNDFPNCQLSYYQSNVEGELINRLHEADGQVDGVVFNAGGYTHTSVAIADAIAAISVPVVEVHLSNILGRNNPEREVSLMARNCVGVISGFGWKSYALAIRYFES
- a CDS encoding site-specific integrase, with protein sequence MAVPLLAVAPDPYIKGFEAYLQLEKSLSANSIDAYLRDVDKLYQFLAFGADNPSPLRANLKDLRAFLLWLQEFEIAPALKPES
- a CDS encoding rhodanese-like domain-containing protein is translated as MKKVYSLFMLLIATIMGQAQRVERTDYNLLLKGLLSHSVPEIGVSEIDSAQNWVYLDARAKKEFEVSHIDSAAWVGYDEFDPCQVAHLSHDTPIIVYCSVGYRSEKVAEQLKAKGYTQVYNLYGGIFEWKNAGFEVYNSAGQPTEKVHAYDKVWGLWLRSGEKCYD
- a CDS encoding outer membrane beta-barrel protein, with translation MKKLLWLALLAFTVNIASAQKDSAKVFKPEEGQFGVFFNVSGLLNNINISPTKDPIGNDLILAKYRLKNNHFVRMGLGMRSYNNTSSMVDSLGSAKVTTDSTFKKFNFFISPAYEYHFQGLKRLDPYIGAGINLGLLGKTKIETEVLQSDTTGEDKRQTSYEKAGGFMFGFNALIGFNYFIAQRVALGVEYNIGFYNVRDGGDWERVTVNTPVSGNPTSVREVGSDRTVQRGFDHSNNLSFTLSYYFGQSKSKTASP
- the mtaB gene encoding tRNA (N(6)-L-threonylcarbamoyladenosine(37)-C(2))-methylthiotransferase MtaB; its protein translation is MNPNRKVAFYTLGCKLNFSETSTIGRSFKENGFGVVDFSESADCYVINTCSVTENADRKCRNIVRKALRTNPGAFVVVVGCYAQLKPEEIVQIPGVDLVLGANEKFNIHQYLDSMDKKAEGQAIFGKIKEVREFIPSYSANDRTRTFLKVQDGCDYFCSFCTIPLARGRSRSQTVEETLQVAREVASSEAKEVVLTGVNIGDFGKGLDENFFDLVKGLDEVEGIDRFRISSIEPNLLSDEIIEYVAGAKRFVPHFHIPLQSGDDELLQKMRRKYLTDLYTNRVTAIKERMPQACIGVDVIVGFPGETDEAFERTYDYLKDLPISYLHVFTYSERANTTAPRMDQTVPQQVRQERSKRLRILSAKKKRQFYEENIGGAYDVLWEAENEDGFMTGFTENYLKVKKPFDQSSINQTERIEMVGIDANGIGEIDWPLENE
- the rho gene encoding transcription termination factor Rho; amino-acid sequence: MYDIEDLKSKLLDELRGIAKGLEIKRVEKFKKQDLIYTILDAQAEKVSENPPAPKNDSDKPRRKRTRVKSAQKVVPGQDKGGQQAKLPIDDVKTEETKPAAEAPKPKENQEKKSNEPVAKKSNEPAPKKENEPRKDNRKNPESRDDQKKGQQPRDDQKKGNSRGRNDNSQNRNDNRNDNRNDNRNDNRNDNRNDNRNDNRNDNQRRNNDRQNRNDRQNQGNRNQNRNQHGHSDQQNTPKEDIYDFGNLVLAEGVLEIMSDGYGFLRSSDFNYHPSPDDVYVSQSQIKLFGLKTGDTILGAIRPPKEGEKYFPLIKVEKVNGKSSQDIRDRVPFEYLTPLHPEEKLNLNGHAKESVPTRVIDLFTPIGKGQRGLIVAQPKTGKTSLLKEVANAIASNHPEVYLIILLVDERPEEVTDMKRSVNAEVVASTFDEPADKHVKVANIVLEKSKRMVECGHDVVILLDSITRLARAYNTVAPGSGKVLTGGVDAHALHKPKRFFGAARNIENGGSLTIIATALTETGSKMDEVIFEEFKGTGNMELQLDRNLSNRRVYPAIDLVASSTRRDDLLYDPATLQRVWILRKHLSDMNPIEAMEFIKNRMAGTRSNEEFLISMNG